The following coding sequences lie in one Candidatus Planktophila sulfonica genomic window:
- a CDS encoding TerC family protein → MISSTEWLVTVGVLGAVIVFDLILAIARRNKETTSREAIGWTLFYVVAAIAFGYLLPNWAPQEYRKEFIAGWLTEYSLSVDNLFVFIILLANLKIKKESQQLVLLYGIMIAIVLRVILIFLGVALVTRFTWVFFFFGGFLIFTAYKLVNEKEEVEGDEAKLVGFLRKRGFSNFGIALVALGVTDLIFALDSIPAILGLTTSSYVVITANIFALMGLRQLYFLLQGLMDRLIHLSRGLAFILAFIGVKMVLHAIHSLGVHVPEVSLELSLAVIITTLTVTAITSLYATRKSVK, encoded by the coding sequence TTGATTTCATCTACCGAATGGCTCGTCACAGTTGGCGTGCTCGGCGCCGTTATCGTCTTCGACCTCATCCTTGCTATCGCACGTCGCAATAAAGAGACAACGTCTCGCGAAGCGATTGGTTGGACTCTCTTCTACGTAGTTGCAGCGATTGCTTTCGGTTACTTACTTCCCAACTGGGCTCCTCAGGAATACCGCAAGGAATTCATCGCAGGATGGCTTACTGAGTACTCACTCTCAGTAGATAACCTCTTCGTATTCATCATCTTGCTCGCTAACCTCAAGATCAAGAAAGAGTCTCAGCAGCTCGTTCTTCTTTACGGAATCATGATTGCGATTGTTCTTCGCGTCATTCTCATCTTCCTTGGCGTAGCACTCGTAACTCGCTTCACTTGGGTCTTCTTCTTCTTTGGTGGCTTCCTTATCTTTACTGCTTACAAACTGGTCAACGAGAAGGAAGAAGTCGAAGGCGATGAAGCCAAGCTCGTCGGCTTCTTGCGCAAGCGCGGATTCAGTAACTTTGGAATCGCACTCGTCGCACTCGGCGTTACAGACCTCATCTTCGCGCTCGATTCAATCCCAGCAATCTTGGGTCTAACAACAAGTAGCTACGTCGTTATCACTGCAAACATCTTTGCTCTGATGGGACTTCGCCAGCTCTACTTCTTACTCCAGGGACTCATGGATCGCTTGATTCACTTATCTCGTGGCCTTGCATTTATCTTGGCATTCATCGGCGTGAAGATGGTTCTCCACGCGATTCACAGCCTTGGCGTCCACGTTCCTGAGGTGTCACTCGAACTCAGTTTGGCTGTAATCATCACTACGCTCACTGTTACAGCGATTACTAGCCTCTACGCCACACGGAAATCTGTTAAGTAA
- a CDS encoding SRPBCC family protein translates to MTHAFLYSVEREYPVSIDRLWKAWTDASELESWYFPTDLGSTKGATVSDLTIGGLWTCGVEVPEQGFTAYFFGKYSAIEKSILIEHTLHYTTSPEEFAAKDFTTESHLIRIEFENRGSNSWSKFSQFGELPDGQAEMAQAGMNSYLESLALFLAR, encoded by the coding sequence ATGACCCATGCATTTCTGTATTCGGTAGAGCGCGAGTATCCCGTTTCAATAGATCGACTTTGGAAGGCATGGACTGACGCGTCCGAACTTGAATCCTGGTATTTCCCGACTGATCTAGGTTCCACCAAAGGTGCAACTGTTTCAGATCTAACTATTGGTGGGCTCTGGACTTGTGGAGTCGAAGTACCTGAGCAAGGCTTCACTGCCTACTTCTTTGGAAAGTACTCAGCAATTGAGAAGAGCATATTGATTGAGCACACATTGCACTACACGACGTCGCCTGAAGAGTTTGCGGCAAAAGATTTCACAACTGAATCGCACTTAATCCGAATTGAATTCGAGAATCGTGGATCTAACTCATGGTCGAAGTTTTCTCAGTTTGGAGAACTCCCAGACGGCCAAGCAGAAATGGCTCAGGCAGGCATGAATAGCTACCTTGAGTCGTTAGCTCTTTTTCTTGCCCGTTAG
- a CDS encoding DUF2200 domain-containing protein: MPVADVYVHYVNKVERKDRTEAELIKVMCWLTGFDSKTLKQHLKNQTSFRDFFKAAKIHPNAKLITGSICGVKIADIEDPLMKKIRYMDKLVDEIAKGRPMEKILREA; this comes from the coding sequence ATGCCCGTGGCTGATGTTTATGTTCACTATGTAAATAAGGTGGAGCGCAAAGATCGAACCGAGGCTGAGCTAATTAAAGTCATGTGCTGGCTGACGGGCTTTGACAGTAAGACGCTTAAACAGCACCTAAAGAACCAAACTTCATTCAGGGATTTCTTCAAAGCTGCGAAAATTCACCCCAATGCCAAGCTGATAACAGGGTCCATTTGTGGCGTGAAGATTGCAGATATCGAGGATCCTCTGATGAAGAAGATTCGCTATATGGACAAGCTCGTTGACGAGATTGCTAAGGGACGCCCAATGGAGAAGATTCTTCGGGAAGCCTAA
- a CDS encoding DUF4287 domain-containing protein: MAEKKVMGPASYFPSIEKKYGKPIEHWMKELKKVSKLAHMEQVAHLKEKFEMGHGHANAIVAVFRQKNGL, encoded by the coding sequence ATGGCAGAGAAGAAAGTAATGGGACCGGCTTCGTATTTTCCCTCGATTGAGAAGAAGTATGGAAAACCAATCGAGCATTGGATGAAGGAACTCAAGAAAGTTTCAAAGCTTGCCCACATGGAACAGGTCGCTCACCTCAAGGAGAAGTTTGAAATGGGTCATGGCCATGCAAATGCAATAGTGGCAGTTTTTAGACAGAAGAACGGTCTTTAG